AAGCGGTCTGCCACGGGACCAAGGACCGCTCCTGGGGCGTGCGCAGCGTCGGCGAGCGCGAGGTCGGCGGTGCGCCGGCTGCACCGCCGAGCGTGTTCTTCCTCTGGGCGCCGCTGGTGTGGGACGACCACATTTCCCACGCCATCTTCTTCGATGGTCCGCGCGGCGAGGCCTTGATCAGGGAAGGCATCGTTGCGCCTCTCTATCCGGCCGAAGCCGACGTGCCCGGCGTTGAGGACGGGAAGGACCAGCGCATGGCGACAGCGCGTCATCGGGTGAACTATGTCCCCGGCACGCGGCTGGCGCGGTCCGCCGAGATCGACTTGATTGATCACGACGGCAAGACACGTACGATCGCCCTCGAACCAATCCTGAAGTTCCAGATGAAGGGCCTTGGCTACGGCCATCCCCAATGGGGACAGGGGATGTGGAAGGGCGAGTTGGAGATCGGTGGGGAGTCATTCGATCCGCAACAGCTTGACCCACTCGCGCCGGAGCATCTTCACGTCCAGCAGGTTGTCCGCGCCAGCGATGGACAGCGCACCGGCGTCGGTGTGCTCGAGCAGATCTGTCTCGGTCCCTATGAGCCGTCCCGGTTCACCGGCCTCTTCGACGGAGCAAAAGATTAGAGACCAGCAACTTCTTGTATCGATATTTCGATACGCATCGAGAAACTTCCCCCATGGCGTGCTGTCGCCGGACCATTCGCGATCCCACCGATAAAATCTCACATACTCATCGAAATGTGCGCAACCCAGGTCCGCTTCGGTTTCAAACTGCGAAATACTCAAACGGAGCTTAGTTCCCGACAACGGACATTTGCCCGGATTCCTGGGATGGTTTGGCGCCCGCCTACAGCGGCCGACCCAGCGTCATTCTGCAGAGAAGAAGCCTCAAGGCGCGCGCCCATTTGGCGAGAGAGCAAGGCTCCTCATGGAGCTACGTGCCGGTGCCAAATTCGTTTAGTCAGGAGTCATTCTCCAGGGATACCTAGATGTTGGGATTCCACGGCATCAGGACTTCGCGATAACCGTTCGCGGTCTTTTCTACATGGGCGAGAGCGGGGAATGGGTAATGGAAGCCCTGAACCAGCATCTTTTCGGCCACGAGCATGTCGTAGACCTTTCGGCGCGTGGCTTCGGCCATGACCGGGTCTTGATCAATCGATGCATGCCAACCAGGATTAGCGACGAACAGCACCGGAATATGCGCCACGTCCCCCTGAATAAATACGCTGCTGGCGCCGGAGGACAGAACGAACGACGTATGCCCAACGGAGTGCCCGGGCGTAGCAATGGCGGTTAGCCCGGCCAAGACCTCCTTGCCTTCCTCGTAAGGCGTGACCTTGCCGCCAAGCGCGCCAAAAACCCGGCGGCTGTTCTTGAACAAGCCCTCGATCCGGCCCTTCGGCGCCCGGCTCATCTCGCCCTCGTCCATCCAGAATTTCCATTCAGCGGCCGGCACGAAGATCTCCGCATGCGGGAATGCCGGCTTGCCATCCGCCGCAACCAGGCCATCGACATGATCGATATGGAAGTGAGAGATCACGACGGCATCGATATTCGAGCGTTCAAGACCCGCGGCCTTCAGGTTCGTCGCGAATTGCCCGACTGTGCCTTTGCTTCGCTCAAACGCCGCATCGCCGAGACCGGTGTCGATCAGGATCAGCTTCGACCCCGTGTTCACGACGATGGGCGAGAATGGAACGGACAGGGCATCGGTCGCGCGATGGGCAGCCGCAAGCGCCGCCTTGACCTGCTCCGTTGTCGCGTTTGAAACGAAGTTCTCGACCGGGAATGCCAGCGCACCATCAGTGATGACAGTGACCTCGAAGTCGCCGACCTTGTAGCGATAGAAGCCGGGAGCCTGCTTCGCCGCGATGGGCGCGGCCGCGTGAACCGTCGTTTCATGCGACAGGGCTGTACCTGCCGTTATCATCGCAGCGCCGCCATACAACACTCCACGACGGGTCACGAGATTTGATGTTTTTTCGGCGCAATTGTACATAGCCAAAGCCTCATGGTTGAAATAGGAGGGCCGATCGGTTCCGATCTTCTCCATATGCGGACAATTCCTAGAACGGTCAACATGTCTCAAAGGTGCCAACAACCGAATTGGCCAACGAAAAATAGATCAGCCTGCGTCGCCGTGGCCATGCTACCTACTCCCGCTTAAATCAACGGAATGATGAAGTCGACTGGGCTTAAAGTGTTGGCGAGTTGTCACGGTAACAAGTGCCGTCGAGCATTCCAGAATAATACGCGGGCAAGCTCGAAATCCCTATGCGCAATGCGTGGGCTAGTTCCCCAACTTCGCGGGATGACATACTCAAGGGCTGCGGCCACTGGACTCAACAGGAGCAGTCGACGGAAGTGTCGCGATCTCTGCTCAGGTGGCTGGGCAGTCTGCATCCTTAATTGCAGCACGCCAATCGCAGCAATCCGGCCCGATCATCGAATGCAAAGAGCAGACGGGTTAGTGCTGCCGTCCCTGCTTCCGAGGTTTGCCCCGATCTCCTGCGCCCCGTCGCGAGGCTGGCTTGATGATACCCGGATCGAAGGCGAACGAAGGTGACAGCGGAGATTGGGATTGAGGTCGCGATTACTCGTCGGAAGGTGGCGTTGAAACGATAGCTCAGAAAGCTCACTCTGACCCTTTGACAGGATTCGTCCTTATCTCCTTAGGTCCCGCTGAGCGGACGAAATGACGAAGGCGATCCTTCAGGTCGAAAAGTTCTGTCAAAGGCACGTTTAGAAAGCAGTAAAACTCACCCAACATCTGCTCAGTTCGCTTCCGAAGGGAAACCCCCTTCGGTGTTAGATCGACAAGTACGCGACGCTCGTCGGTGGCCTGCCGTCGTCGAGTAACGAGTCCCTTGGCCTCGAGCCGTTTAAGCATAGGCGAAAGCGTGCCAAGATCCATTCGTAGAACGGTGGCCAGATCTCCGACGCCTTGCGGGCCACGCTCCCAAAGCACGACCAGAACCAGATATTGGGGATAGGTCACGCCGAGCTTTTGGAGGTACGGGACGAACAGTCGTGTCATGTGATTGCTGGCGGCGTACAGCGCGAAGCAAAGGTGGCCGTCGAGCCCCGGCATTTCCACCGGCGCAATGGTGCTTTTAGCGTTCAGGCTTTTTCTTCTAAGTTCGCGTTGCATACCACCGACTTCCGGGATAGCTGCCAACAACCGCTTGAGAGCATATGGATACGGGCCCATTAGACCGCCGTTTCGTGTATAAAGCATTAGTTGAGCCGAATCGTACAGTTAGCAGTCCCGGCCACGCAAGTCGCGCACAAAAAATCCGCCGGAGCTTCCTCCGGCGGATCATTGTTGTCGCCTGACGCGCGGTTGGCTTACGCCTTCATGTTCGCCTTGACCGCTTCCGCCGTGATCGGCAACGCGCGGACGCGGGCGCCGCAGGCGTTGAAGATGGCGTTGCCGAGTGCGGGCGCGATCACCGTCACCGCCGGCTCGCCGACGCCGGTCGGCTTCTCGCCATTGGCAATGACGTGGACGGCGACTTCCGGCATCTGGCTCATCCGCAACGGTGTGTAGGTATCGAAGTTGGTCTGCTCGATACCGCCATCCTTCAGCGTCGCCTTTTCGAACAACGCAAGCGACATGCCCCACAGCGCCGCACCCTCGACCTGGGCGCGGATGTTGTCGGGATGCACCTGCATGCCGACGTCGGTGGCCACGGTCAGCTTCTTGACCTTGACCTCACCGCTTGATGACACCGCAACATGGGCCACGCACGCGGTCCAGCTTGCGGTCGCCCGTTCCTGCGACGATACGCAGGCCACGCCCATGCCCTCACCTTTCGGCAGTTGCTTGGTGCCGTAACCGGCAAGACCCATCGCCGCGAGCAGGGTGTTGCGCAGACGCTGCGCACCACCATCGTTCTTGCCTTTGCCGTCCAGCAGCGCGATCCGGTATTGCGCGGGATCCTTGCCGGCGGCGTTGGCGAGTTCGTCGATCATGCTTTCGATCGCCCAGAAGGTCCAACCGGGCGCGACCGACCGCAACTGACCCGACGGGGTGGCGTTGTGCGCCATCTCGTTCTTGATCGCACGGACGTTGTGATTGGGCACGGAATAGAAGAAATCCGCCCCGTTCACGGTGAAGGCATCCAGCGGTCCTTTCTTGTCGACCGAAGGCGACAGGAAATCGGGGATGCCCCAGCGCTGCGTCGGCCACGCACTGACCACGTCGTGATTGAGCGCGATCAGTTTGCCATCGGCATCGAGGCCCGCCTTGACCTTCTGGAACGTCAGCGGCCGCGAATAGTCCATGGTCATGTCGTTTTCGCGGGAGTAGATCACCTTGACCGGCTTGCCGACGGCTTTGGCCGCCTGCACCGCCGGTACCATCATGTCGGCGTCGAGACGCCGACCGAAGCCGCCGCCCAGCCACATCTGATGCATCACGACGAATTTGGGATCGACCCCGGCAGCTCCCGCCGCGATCGCGCCGGAGCGTGTCGCAAACTGGTTGCCGGAATAGATGTGCCAAATATCGCCCTTCAGCTCGGCGGTGGCGTTCATCGGCTCGAGCGGCGCGTGGATGTTGATGCTGGTGGTGTATTCCGCCTCCAGCACTTTCGCCGCCGTCCCGAAGGCGGCTGCGGTATCGCCGTCCTTGACGAAGAACTGCCCGGAATCTTCCAGGCCTTGCAGCCGTTTGGCTTCCGCCAGCAGCGACTCGCTCGACAATTTTGCGTTCGGACCGCCGTCATAGCTGATCTTCAGCGCATCGGCCGCCTTGCGGGCGTTGGCATAGGTATTGGCCACCGCCACCACCCAGCCGGTGGTGCTTCCGGTCTTGTCGTCGAGCGTGACGGCCTTGATGAAGCCCGGCACCTTCTTTGCCGCTGACTCGTCGACCGCCTTCGCCGTAGCACCAAAGCGCACCGGCGGCGTGACCACCTTGCCGTAGACCATGCCCGGCAGATTGACGTCGATGCCGTATTTGGCTGACCCGTTGGTCTTCGGCGGGATATCGAGCTGCGGCACCGAGACGCCGACCATGGTGTACTGATCGGGCGTTTTCAGTTTGAGCGCCTTGAGTTCATCCGGCGTGAAGGTCTTGGTGATCTTGCCGCTCTTGACGATGTCGGCAAAGCTCATCGACTTCTTCGACTTCGGATGCGAGACCGTGGAATTGCGCACCACGAGTTCGCTGGCCGGCACGCCCATCGATGCGGCTGCGGCTTCCGTCAGCGCGATACGCCCCGCGGCGCCCGCGCGGCTCATCGCGTCGAAGTTCATCATCGTGCTCCAGCTGCCGCCGGTAATCTGCGCGCCGAGCACGGGGTCGTTGAACTTCGGATCGTTGGAAGCGAGCTGCACCCGCATGTCTTTCCAGCTCGAGCCGAGTTCTTCGGACACGATCTGCGCCATGGTCGAGGCAATGTGCTGGCCCATGTCGGCCTTGCCGCACGTTACCGTGACGATGCCGTCGGGTGCGATCGAATACCAGACGCTGGCATCGAAATTCGCCGGTGCTGCGAAGGCCTGGTCGGAGCCCACAAGACCGGGAACGGCGGAGTAGCCGAGCGCGAGGCCCGCGGCGGCGGTGCCGACCAGGAACGAGCGGCGGCTGAGGTCGGCGGGCTCGCCGGAGATTGTTTTCACGTGCGTATTCATGTGGGCCTCCGCTCGGTGCCGGCGTTGGACGCGGTGCGCATGTCGGCGGCGGCGCGCATGATGGCCTTCTGGATTCGGGAATAGGTCATGCAGCGGCACAGATTGCCGTCCATATGCGCAACGACTTCATCCTTGGTCGGATTGGAATTCTTCGACAGCAGCGAAGCCGCCTGCATGATCTGGCCGGACTGGCAGTAGCCGCATTGCGGAACCTGCTCGGCGATCCAGGCCTTCTGCAGCGGATGATCGCCCTTGGCGCTGAGGCCTTCGATGGTGGTGATCTTCTTGCCGACGGCGTCGCTGACCGAGGTCTGGCAGGACCTGACGGCCTCGCCGTTGACGTGAACCGTGCAAGCGCCACACAGGCCGGCGCCGCATCCGAATTTCGTGCCGGTCATCTGCAAGTTTTCGCGGATGACCCAGAGCAGCGGCGTATCATTGGCCGCCTCGACGGACATATTCCGCCCGTTGACGTTCAAGGTGGTCATGTTTCCTCCGAAGGCGGTGTCTATCGGTTAACATGGCCATCCGCCTATCCGGCCATGTCACTCCATCTTCTTGTGGAAATATTTGTCTCTACGAACACACGACTTTCGTGCCCTCCGGCAGTCTCGCAGCTACCGGCCTCGATCGACCAAGCGACAAGCTCAGGAAACCACCTTCAAAATTTTGCGGGGAAGTGCCGGAGACTCCTTCGGTCCTGCCGATTTCACGAAATGATGAAGCCGATCCTTCAGGTCAGTGAGTTCGTCCAAGGGCATGTTCAGAAAGCAGTAAAACTCACCCAACATCTGCTCGGTTCGCTTCCGAAGCGAAGCCCCCTTCGATGTTAGAGCGACAAGCACGCGACGTTCGTCGCTGGGCGGCCGTTGCCGCGTGATCAGCCCCTTGCTCTCAATACGCTTGAGCATCGGGGAAAGAGTGCCGAACTCCATACGCAGCAGTGAGGCGAGGTCTCCCACGCCTTGCGCGCCACGCTCCCAAAGCACGACGAGAACCAGATATTGGGGATAGGTCACGCCGAGCTTTTGAAGGAAGGGCACGAACAGACGTGTCATGTGATTGCTGGCGGCGTAGAGCGCGAAGCAAAGATGGCTGTCGAGCCCTGGCATTTCTACCGGAGCAATCGAGCTTTTTCTTCTTACATAGCGTCCCATATCATTGACTCTTATTATATCGTGTGCAAACTAATAGTGTCTTCTGTAACTGTCAACGACTGTTAAGAAGAAGGCGTGACCTGCCTCCGCCTTTAGGCCGGCAGCTGGTCATCACAAGAAAACAAACTCAAGGGAGAGAAATCATCATGCCTGATATGGATCGCCGTGCATTCGTTGGCGCCGCCGCTGTGGGTGGCGTGGCGGCTGCCGTTCTTGCCGCTTCATCCGCGATGGCGGCGGGGCAGACCGGTTACTTCGTGATCGCCGAAATCGTGTCCAAGAAGGACAAGGCGGACGATCTCCGCGCGCTGCTCGTGCCCTTCGCCGAGAAGTCGGCCAAGGAACCAGGTTGCCTGGTCTACACGCTGATGGAAGTGATCGGCGAGCCAGGGCGTTTCCTGACCTTCGAGCGCTGGACCGACAAGGCTGCCCTCGAAGGCCACATGGTTACCCCGGAGATCAAGGCAATCGTGCCAAAGCTCGAGCCCGTTCTGGCAAAGCCGTTCACTCAGCTTTTCCTCGACGCGCGAACGGGCGGCTAAGCAGAAGGTCTGCTGAATATTACCCAACGGCGGGGGCGCTGCTTCCGCAGCGGCCCGGAACGACACTCGATCGATATCTCGAAGCAAGTATAGCAACGGGGAGGGAAGAATGCGTGGTCTAATCTATGGGTTAGGTGCGGTGGTGGCACTCGCAATTGCTGCTCCGGCGCTTGCCGGCGATCTGACGAGCATTGAAGTCGATCCCAGCGGCAAAGCGATTGCGGTCAAGAAGGAGCCTGGAAAGCTCGCGCCGATACCGGACATTGGCGGCATACCGAACAAGGGTTTCAACTATGGGGCACTCTATCAAGTGCCACCAAACAGCATTGATATCGGCAAAGGCATCAATGTGATGCGCGGGCACGTCGACGCCAACGGCTTGATCGCGCTTCACGAGGGACCAGCGGAACAGACATACGTTCTTTACGTCATCAGCGGCACTGGCAAGATGACCCTGAACGACAAGGATGGCAAAAAGTACGGCGATATCACCTACAAGCCCGATGACGTCATTCTGTTCCAGCCGCATACGTGGCACGGCTGGGTCAATGGCGATACGCCGTTCGAATTCCTCGGCTTCGACATGCAGGCGCCGAAGAAATAGTAACGCCAGCCCATCGGCGCGAGCAAAGATCCAATGGTGGCAACCCCATTGCATGGCTGGGTCAACGGCGACGCGGCGTTTGAATTCTTCGGTTTCGATATGCCGGTATTGCGAAAGTAGGTAGTTGGCAGCTTCCACCGTGCAAAGCGTTTCCTCATCGCCGTCCCTCAAGTGCGGCGGCCGGGATGCCGCTCAAGGGCCCGGGCTCGCCCGGGCCCCACTCTCGCGAAATGCCGGCGAACGAGCGCTCCCGAACAAAGGGGGGCGGACTTCAACAATTAGCCGGAACGGAATGTCCGGCAGACAACCCAGGGAGGGAAACAGATGTCACAGGTCATCCTGCATCACTACCCACTTTCGCCTTACTCGGAAAAGATACGCCTTGCCCTGGGTCTCAAGGGCGTAAGCTGGAACTCAGTCGATATTCCGGTATGGACGCCGCGCCCCAAACTGACGCCGATGACGGGAGGCTACCGGCGAACTCCGATCCTTCAAGTCGGGGCGGAGTTCCACTGCGATACGCTGCACATTCTCCGAGCCATTGAAGAATTGGGCTCTTCGGGATCGCTTTATCCGAAAGGTCAGGAAGGGCTCGCAAAGGCTCTTGGCTGGTGGATCGAGAAAGGCTCCTTCATGAATGCGGTCTGTCTCACGATCGGCAACATGGCAGGGCTGCCTCAAGAACTTGTCGAGGAACGACGTCCGCTCTTCCGGGTCAATCTGGACCCGGAGGCATTACGTCCCAAGCGAGCGCTGTACTTGCAGAGGGTCAACGCACACATTGCATGGCTCGCTGAAGTCCTGGCCGATGGTCGCAAGTTCGTATTCGGGACAGATCCTTCCGCGGCCGACTTATCAGTTTACCACCCGATTTGGTTTGCACGGCAGAATGGTGGCAGCGAGGTAAATGAGCTGATCTCTTTCGCAACCGTGATCGACCCGTGGTACGCGAGAGTTGCGGCCATTGGGCACGGCAAATTCTCCGAAATGACACCCGACCAAGCGATCGAAGTTGCCAAGGCGAATGAACCGAGTGAGCCCGACGAATGGTCGTCAGAGGCGCAGAATGTCGGCCTCCGGCGTGGTGACTGGGTCAGCGTAACTCCCGACGACTATGGCAATCCCGTGTGCGGAAGCATTCTTGCTTGGGCGCCCGATGAGATTGTCATCCGGCATGAAGACCCTTCGGTTGGCAAAGTGAACCTGCGCTTCCCGCGAGTCGGCTTTGATGCGACTCTTGCGGAAAGGCAAGCCGCCTAAGCGCGAAGCGTCGCGAGATTGAACAGGTGCGGATTCGAGATCGGCCCAGGCTCGTTGCAATCTTCGCTCGGGAATGTAGTGGGTAAAATTGTCGCCGGCGCCCTCGAACAGTTTCTGCAGATATCGTTCCGAAATTCCCTCGGCTTGCGAAACGCGCGCCGGCGCGAGTTCGGGATCATCCAGCCGGCGCGAAGGGTGGCCGGTCGAGCGGAAGTTCGCTATGCGCAATCGTGAATTCACCCGCCACATTGATGCTGACCGGATATCTCGGTGCCTCGTCGGAAGACAAGCACACGCGGCTCTATTTCGACCCGTCGGGGATTCGAGTCGGCGGCAGAAACTTGAGTCTCCGACATCGATTGGCGTCGGGCAAGCGACGACGGCTATTGATCGCGGTGCTTCTTGGTCCAGGTTAACCAGCGCTCGCGAATGTAGATCCTCAAAGTGGTTGCTCTACCTTTAAACCGGGCCAGCCCGGTCGCCCGCCAAAACCAATGAAAGTCTAGTCCTTAATCATCACCGTGGCGTGGCTCAGAATAGCGAGTACAAAGCCACGTGCGGGTGATCAAACTGGTCTCCGGCGATAGTCTCCGCAAAACGGGAATATTCGCCATCAAGGCCGGAGACTTTCAGCAAATTGCACAGGATCGGCGAACCAGCAGTCCGGAGACGAAATCGAATGTGCAAAATGCCGGATTTTCCCGGCCATTCTCGCGTTTCTTGGGAAACTTGGCCGAACGCATGAATGCCTGGCCGGGGCGGAAGGCTCGAACCCCCGCCTCTTTAGCGATCAATCGCCGGACGACCGTAGACTCAACGTTTTCGATAGCTGTTTCTACACCAACCCGCGGTTGCGGGCTCGAGTTCTGCCGGCGCGCTCCGAAATGGTGACCACTCTGATCGCGCAGATGTCCGATTTGCTCGCGCCAATATCCAAATCTACGACGAGCGCGTAGTCGACCTGTACCAATAGGTCTGTGCGCGGTATCTCGTTGGTGTGAAGGGTGCAGAAACAAAGGCAAAGCGCAGTCAAGCTCGGCTCTCGACCGAATTTCAGAACGGATCGCACTAGCTTTCCAAACCCTTGCCCCGCCTAGAAGTAATCCGGCGGTCAACTATCGAAAACACGGATTTTCCTTATATTTCAATAGGATATGGCAGAGAGAGTGTCAGTCAATCCCCATTGATGCAAAAGCTATTTTTCATTTCGGCACGTGGGAACCTACGGTCCTGGCTACCAGCCATTGGCCCATCCCAAGCGTCCGCTGCGCCCCAACCCTTTGCGTCATCTGCGTCGAGCTGGACGCAGCCACCGAGCGGGCCATTTCCGCCTGCGGCGGCGACGCTCGCAAGACGGCGAAGGGGCTGATCGTGGCCAACGACTTCTTGGGGCTTCGAAGAAACTGGGGGCGGGTGTATCGAAAGGCTATTCTCGCGGTCGGCCACAGGTCCGCAAGCTCAAGGATGCCTGCGAGGAAGGGCGCTGCTCTTTCTTTTTGTTCTTCCGAATTAGCCCATAGTGACAGCGGAATACTAAGGAAACGGCCGCTTTGCGCCAGAAGAAGTCATTCCACAATTGCTATCTCGTGAATTGGATCTCAGCAGAAGGCAGCGACCTGATGGCGCGCCCAGGGCACAGAAACCGCACCATGGACACCACCCTTCGAGGCAACTTCAGAAGCGACATGGAAAGGCCAAATTATTTTGGTGAATTCGGACGCAACGCGACCATTCCTCCGATCATGTCCCCCGTCCGAATCAAAGAGGGCTGATCGCGGAATTTACGACTTCACTGCGCCAGCCGTCATGCCGTCGATAAAGCGACGTTGCAGCAGCACGAAGACCAATACGACCGGCAGCACGATGATCACCGCTGCAGCAAGCATCTCGCCCCAATCGGTCGAATATTGCCCGGTTAAATTGTAGAATTTCACGATGGCCGTGACATTGGCGTCGTTCTGCAGGAACGTTACGGCGATGACAAATTCATTCCAGGCGTTGAGGCCGACGATGATAGCAACGGTCAGCAGACCCGGCCGCATCATCGGCAGAATGACATAGAAGAATTTCTGCCAGGCCGTCGCGCCGTCCACTTCGGCGGCCTCCTCCAGCGCCTCGGGAATCGAGAGAACGTAGGTGCGCAGCAGGAAGATCGAAAAGGGCGAGAACATCGCCGTGTAGACCACGGCTACGGCCGGGATCGAATTGACCAGACCGAGCTTCGCAAAAATGAAATACAGCGGATAGAGATATAGCTGCACCGGAACAGTGATCGAAGCCATGAAGTAAAAGGTGAGGAAGCGGAATCCTTGTCCCCGCTGGCGCGCCAGCACGTAAGCGCAAGGCGCGGCCGTGAGGCACACCAGGACAATGGTGAGGCCGGCCACCTGGGCGCTGTGCAGCAGGCTCGGGCCGAGCGAGGCGTTCTTCCACGCATTGACGAAATTCTGCCATTGGAACTGACTGGGCAGCGCGAGTGGATTGGTGCTGATCTCGACCGTCGTCTTCAGCGCATTCATCACCGCGAGCACGATCGGCAGC
This portion of the Bradyrhizobium sp. AZCC 2262 genome encodes:
- a CDS encoding MBL fold metallo-hydrolase, which gives rise to MITAGTALSHETTVHAAAPIAAKQAPGFYRYKVGDFEVTVITDGALAFPVENFVSNATTEQVKAALAAAHRATDALSVPFSPIVVNTGSKLILIDTGLGDAAFERSKGTVGQFATNLKAAGLERSNIDAVVISHFHIDHVDGLVAADGKPAFPHAEIFVPAAEWKFWMDEGEMSRAPKGRIEGLFKNSRRVFGALGGKVTPYEEGKEVLAGLTAIATPGHSVGHTSFVLSSGASSVFIQGDVAHIPVLFVANPGWHASIDQDPVMAEATRRKVYDMLVAEKMLVQGFHYPFPALAHVEKTANGYREVLMPWNPNI
- a CDS encoding MarR family winged helix-turn-helix transcriptional regulator, which translates into the protein MGPYPYALKRLLAAIPEVGGMQRELRRKSLNAKSTIAPVEMPGLDGHLCFALYAASNHMTRLFVPYLQKLGVTYPQYLVLVVLWERGPQGVGDLATVLRMDLGTLSPMLKRLEAKGLVTRRRQATDERRVLVDLTPKGVSLRKRTEQMLGEFYCFLNVPLTELFDLKDRLRHFVRSAGPKEIRTNPVKGSE
- a CDS encoding xanthine dehydrogenase family protein molybdopterin-binding subunit, with amino-acid sequence MNTHVKTISGEPADLSRRSFLVGTAAAGLALGYSAVPGLVGSDQAFAAPANFDASVWYSIAPDGIVTVTCGKADMGQHIASTMAQIVSEELGSSWKDMRVQLASNDPKFNDPVLGAQITGGSWSTMMNFDAMSRAGAAGRIALTEAAAASMGVPASELVVRNSTVSHPKSKKSMSFADIVKSGKITKTFTPDELKALKLKTPDQYTMVGVSVPQLDIPPKTNGSAKYGIDVNLPGMVYGKVVTPPVRFGATAKAVDESAAKKVPGFIKAVTLDDKTGSTTGWVVAVANTYANARKAADALKISYDGGPNAKLSSESLLAEAKRLQGLEDSGQFFVKDGDTAAAFGTAAKVLEAEYTTSINIHAPLEPMNATAELKGDIWHIYSGNQFATRSGAIAAGAAGVDPKFVVMHQMWLGGGFGRRLDADMMVPAVQAAKAVGKPVKVIYSRENDMTMDYSRPLTFQKVKAGLDADGKLIALNHDVVSAWPTQRWGIPDFLSPSVDKKGPLDAFTVNGADFFYSVPNHNVRAIKNEMAHNATPSGQLRSVAPGWTFWAIESMIDELANAAGKDPAQYRIALLDGKGKNDGGAQRLRNTLLAAMGLAGYGTKQLPKGEGMGVACVSSQERATASWTACVAHVAVSSSGEVKVKKLTVATDVGMQVHPDNIRAQVEGAALWGMSLALFEKATLKDGGIEQTNFDTYTPLRMSQMPEVAVHVIANGEKPTGVGEPAVTVIAPALGNAIFNACGARVRALPITAEAVKANMKA
- a CDS encoding (2Fe-2S)-binding protein encodes the protein MTTLNVNGRNMSVEAANDTPLLWVIRENLQMTGTKFGCGAGLCGACTVHVNGEAVRSCQTSVSDAVGKKITTIEGLSAKGDHPLQKAWIAEQVPQCGYCQSGQIMQAASLLSKNSNPTKDEVVAHMDGNLCRCMTYSRIQKAIMRAAADMRTASNAGTERRPT
- a CDS encoding MarR family winged helix-turn-helix transcriptional regulator, with the translated sequence MGRYVRRKSSIAPVEMPGLDSHLCFALYAASNHMTRLFVPFLQKLGVTYPQYLVLVVLWERGAQGVGDLASLLRMEFGTLSPMLKRIESKGLITRQRPPSDERRVLVALTSKGASLRKRTEQMLGEFYCFLNMPLDELTDLKDRLHHFVKSAGPKESPALPRKILKVVS
- a CDS encoding putative quinol monooxygenase codes for the protein MPDMDRRAFVGAAAVGGVAAAVLAASSAMAAGQTGYFVIAEIVSKKDKADDLRALLVPFAEKSAKEPGCLVYTLMEVIGEPGRFLTFERWTDKAALEGHMVTPEIKAIVPKLEPVLAKPFTQLFLDARTGG
- a CDS encoding cupin domain-containing protein encodes the protein MRGLIYGLGAVVALAIAAPALAGDLTSIEVDPSGKAIAVKKEPGKLAPIPDIGGIPNKGFNYGALYQVPPNSIDIGKGINVMRGHVDANGLIALHEGPAEQTYVLYVISGTGKMTLNDKDGKKYGDITYKPDDVILFQPHTWHGWVNGDTPFEFLGFDMQAPKK
- a CDS encoding glutathione S-transferase family protein — its product is MSQVILHHYPLSPYSEKIRLALGLKGVSWNSVDIPVWTPRPKLTPMTGGYRRTPILQVGAEFHCDTLHILRAIEELGSSGSLYPKGQEGLAKALGWWIEKGSFMNAVCLTIGNMAGLPQELVEERRPLFRVNLDPEALRPKRALYLQRVNAHIAWLAEVLADGRKFVFGTDPSAADLSVYHPIWFARQNGGSEVNELISFATVIDPWYARVAAIGHGKFSEMTPDQAIEVAKANEPSEPDEWSSEAQNVGLRRGDWVSVTPDDYGNPVCGSILAWAPDEIVIRHEDPSVGKVNLRFPRVGFDATLAERQAA
- a CDS encoding carbohydrate ABC transporter permease, translated to MTLIGVALFVSLLPIVLAVMNALKTTVEISTNPLALPSQFQWQNFVNAWKNASLGPSLLHSAQVAGLTIVLVCLTAAPCAYVLARQRGQGFRFLTFYFMASITVPVQLYLYPLYFIFAKLGLVNSIPAVAVVYTAMFSPFSIFLLRTYVLSIPEALEEAAEVDGATAWQKFFYVILPMMRPGLLTVAIIVGLNAWNEFVIAVTFLQNDANVTAIVKFYNLTGQYSTDWGEMLAAAVIIVLPVVLVFVLLQRRFIDGMTAGAVKS